One Camelina sativa cultivar DH55 unplaced genomic scaffold, Cs unpScaffold01243, whole genome shotgun sequence genomic window carries:
- the LOC109131651 gene encoding uncharacterized protein LOC109131651 encodes AWYHKLSSTLRAHGFKRSEADHTLFTLRSANGLVVVLIYVDDIIISGDDKEGIDTTKALLNTSFDIKDLGALKYFLGIEISRSPEGLFLSQRKYTLDLLHETGKHGAKPVSTPLEEGYQVKRKGEMKPTPNAPATKLADPYADPGRYRRLVGKLIYLKITRPDLCYAVNQVSQHMQAPTNFDWNTVERIMCYLKGSPGQGVWMGKNNSTEIVGYCDADYA; translated from the coding sequence GGCATGGTACCACAAGCTCAGCTCCACTCTTCGAGCCCATGGCTTCAAACGGTCTGAAGCCGATCACACCTTGTTCACCCTTCGCTCCGCCAATGGCCTGGTTGTGGTCCTGATCTATGTGGATGACATCATTATCTCCGGTGATGATAAGGAAGGTATTGACACCACCAAGGCCCTTCTTAACACTTcctttgatattaaagatcttggTGCGCTCAAGTACTTCCTTGGGATTGAAATCTCTCGCTCTCCGGAGGGTTTGTTTCTCTCCCAAAGAAAGTATACCCTTGATCTTTTACATGAGACAGGTAAACATGGAGCTAAGCCGGTATCTACGCCTCTTGAGGAAGGATACcaggtcaagcgaaagggggagatgaAACCGACACCAAATGCTCCGGCCACCAAGCTGGCCGACCCATATGCGGATCCGGGGAGATATCGTAGGCTTGTAGGGAAACTGATCTATCTCAAAATCACACGACCAGACTTGTGCTATGCCGTTAACCAAGTTAGTCAACATATGCAAGCACCGACCAACTTTGACTGGAACACGGTGGAACGGATCATGTGTTACCTAAAAGGGAGTCCCGGCCAAGGTGTTTGGATGGGCAAGAACAACAGTACGGAGATAGTAGGGTATTGTGATGCAGATTACGCAG